In the genome of Impatiens glandulifera chromosome 6, dImpGla2.1, whole genome shotgun sequence, the window GAAGGTTGTTGAGCCCAACCTTGAATCGATGTGATGAATGGTGTATATTCGGGTCGAAGTCCTCAAACAATATGCCTCTTTGTTCGAGCCTCGGAGATTTTATCATCTGGGTTCAATAAAGAACAAATCCAAACCGAGTCCCGCTACACGCCCACCACTTTCCATATCGAATAACAacgatatcttcttcaacaatattACCAAAGCTCTAATAGcatgtaacgaagtcacaattaggacttcgatgatcgaaccgtgaagaattatattagaaagtgaatagaaaatttagagaatgaaaataaccttgaatgaaaatttgtttattgaaaattaattagaataagaACACGATTACGAAACATAAATAAAGTAAAGCATAACTAAGAGACGTGAAGAGTCTCATTTACTAGAGATAAGACGAAGAGgcttggacaatccaagagacTCTTGCATAACAAAAAGATtccttaattgttattattattattaccttaATTTCTAACaatgttatgaaaattttaagaaattaaatgagTGATTTTGATTAGAATGGTTTTTAGGGTTGCttatattgatttttgttgTTCTAGTATAGTTCCTAAAGGTGTTTGGAATATTTTTACAAGCCTTAAATGTGGTTTCGATCGGGTTTGCAAGAAATCAAGTTTTTCCGAtttattcatgttttttttgtgAAACACCAATGAAACTTCCAAGCTGTCTTCTATGGTTTGGTAGTCAATGAATGGTCTTTATCTCATGGTACAAGCTTGTAGGAAGAAGACTATCTACTCAAGAATAAGTTGTTCGTTGACCATTTGGGTGACCCAGTGACTTACCCGATTCAAGACCTGCACACTCGTGGGTCTATTCACCCAGTACGTGGCCCCTTAGCTAGGTTTCTCCTTGATCCATCCATATTCACAAATacgttataatataaaaaatatctctatatatataatgatgcttaaaagTGTTGAATTGTCggttaaaaataagattaaaaatactgtaggtatgtttcgaacttgcaacctaacaaaacaaatacaaccctttaaccaactaagctaataacactttatatttttaattcaacaccaaattagatgaacacaggacattttaacaatataagttcaacattttaactaagtaatatatatatatatatatatatatatatatatatatataatgatgcttaatttttaaaatttccggaatgtcgggtcgagagttgtggttaatttgaatatatatgtgagagtaaatggatatttgggtcggattgtgggttgaccgcttataaacttaaaatggttaaaaataaaattaaaatgttataagtatgttttgaacttggaacctaacaaaacaagtacaacactttaaccaaatTTGATTGTAATGTGGTTTGCCTATGGATAATAGACcaatattaattgaaaatggttaaaaaatatataaatcaaatatttgtttgaccaaagtgtgaggtcacgatgttaaatattaataaaatatgaattaaatatttgattgaccaaagtgaaagtgtaaggtcacaagatggGAGGTTCATTCGgcaaaaatatttgatgagatatgtgagaagataagttgttttaccgaaatgaataaaatgtggaatgagagcgttttattttttattttaatatattattcgtaatttattaagaattttaaacattgaatacatattattattatttttttattaaatttattttatttttatttttatccgtgtgcatcgcacatGAATTTTCCTAGTTAATCTAATTTCTTATATCCTACTATGTAAGACTTAATTGCATGCTTAGAAAGAGATGAGTATATTTTCATCTAGGATAGGAATTATGTTTTAACCTTAGAGGTGTATTGGAGGTGGACAAATcctaaaatgtataaatatcgtatttttataaatgaacaAATATTTGTTAGGATACAAGTGACATAATTACGTTGATGCACTTTCCCAAACACCGAACGGAAACATAATTTCTAAAAATGCATTTTGAACAcgtaaaacattttttattttctagttTCTCATGGAGTAAAATCGGGTGATCACTATTAAAGTCAAATTCATCTATTAAAGTAAAATTCATCTATTAAAGTAAAATTCAGCTTAAGTCGACAAATCAAAATGCACTCTACTAGGCTTACCATTTTAGTTTCTAAATCTTACTCCAAATTTCAGAGAAATATAAATGATGGAGTTTCGAATTCAGAAATTCAATAGGCTATACAATACCCATTTACACTTAAgatgaaaattcaaaaaataataaatagaactcgaaaattaagaattaatttataattgaaaaatgTTAACTTTATTAAAACAAACACAAGACacgttataatataatataatataactgAATTATTTTTGAATCAGAATTTGATGTTCTTAAATGACAAgcgttttatattaaaaaaagataatcCTAGTTCCCTActttcaaagaaaagaaaatcaaaagtgAACAAGCAGAAGTaatcaataaatttcattatagaAGAATTTCAATAAAACCAAGTcacattggaaataaacattggTAATAAGTAATAACAATGtttaaaaatttcatttcataagtatacattaaaataaaatatccaacTCTGATAGTTTTTAAGTGCCCTTTTTATTAAAGACGTTACATTTCTTTCGGATTTCTCCAGCCTGCCCAACAAGTGCTCCAACATTTCCCAGCTTCACAAGGGCAGctgcaaaattatttttaaacatggCCGGGTTTTTAGCGAGGTTGTTAACTATGGGAGCACTAGAAGCATCTAATGCAAGCTGTTGATCGATCTGCATCACTCCTCTCTTCTTCTTAATCTGGTTATAGAATTCATTATCGAGAATAAACGATGTATTCTGATCGAGAAACGCGGTTCCAGGTTGCGTTGCACAAACCCTAGTAAGCTTAGAAACTAGAACCGGGTCCATGGTGGAGTCTGGCTTTCCGGTCCCTTGAAAATTGGAAAGTCGATCTTGGAAGAAATTGCAATGTGCAATACCAACCGAGTGGCCTCCTAGGAGtgtgaccatgtcatttaaggTTAACTTCTTAGCTTTGAAAATTTGTAGTGCTTGAGACACTGAAACTGTAGGTCCTGGTAGGTTTACATCATTTGGGTTTGAGACTAGCCCGTCTCGCCTACCTGTTGGTATTTGATACGATGGCCCTCCAGCCAAACTTACTGAGTCTCTAGTGGCCAGTGCTATGATATCAGCACAAGATACTTTACTAGGGCATGCCGCTTCGAGATTTGTTTTAATTTCATCTATAATTTCAAACCCTCGAACTGTTTGATTTGGACCAGCATCCTTTTCTGATTGCTTTTTTGGAGTGGAGTCTATAAGAATTGATGCGTCGCAACcctaaaacaaatataattatgatataagAAGAAatgtttaaaagaaattaaacaaCGGAGGTGCTTTTCCCACCCCCTCCCATATTCCCACTCCCTTCTCTCACTTCTTAATTAACTctaaaatgacttatttatccctaccacctttatatatttacatttcttattttatttattttacttattttattttatttaattattaagtttttttattaaatataattaattaattaatttttaatattttttttaactttatttatttaattaaaaatacaaaatattattttttatattataattatttaaaatatattaaatatttaaatgaatactaatttaataaaatataaatatttaatattttattatattaattatatatatttttttaaaatacttataaaaatcaattttttttataatgtttgactaattattaaaatataatatcattaagtaaaatattatgattagattaattattaattattatttaatagataattttatttataaaaatattaataattattaatattatgtttgactaattattaatatataatattattaattaaaatattatgattagactaattattaattattatttaataaataatttttataagtattttaatatatatatatataattaatataataaaatattaaatatttatattttatgaaattaatatacatttcaatatttaatatattttaaataattataatataaaaaaaataatattttgtatttttaattaaataaataaagttaaaaaatattaaaaattaattaattatatttaataaaaaaacttaataattaaataaaataaaataagtaaaataaataaaataagaaatataaatatataaaggtagtagggataaataagtcatttttgaattaattaaagagtGAACGGGGGTGAGAATATGGGAGAGGTGGGAAAAGCAATTTGCATATGTATATGTAcctataaaattctaaaaacattGGATTTAAAATAGAGTATATATGTAGttctttaatatttacaaaaaaaatataggaaatatatattcttattagataataataattataataatattaataatatttggttTGAGTGTTTCTAGTACAGaacattcttttatatatataggattttaaaaataaatttgtataattGAAAAATGTTGATTGGTATTGGTTTTAAagaagtgttttttttaaaagactaaaaaaatattaattttactgattaaataaataatattttaataatttagttaataaataaatgtggaTGAAATTAAGgatctaaatataaattagttataaagaTTTAAAGTTGATGAAAGAACAAATTTAAAAAGACTTGAAGAAGTTAatgtaaaaaacaaattttaataaaaaaaatgtattagaaAGAATTGAACCATATTGTGTTTATAATAAAACCActaaactattataatattacaTGTTTAcaacatataatattataatataccaAATACAGTCTGTACAGAGATCAGCTCCGAAATGATTAGATGTTTAATTATGGTctgatttataatttattttatgaaaatgcaACCgaaaaatgtcatatatatagtttatcAAAATGTACTTACCCTCACAAAGCAGTCATGGAAATACATGCGAAGAAATGCAGCGGTGATGGAACGATCAGCGGCAAAGCGTTTCTGCACGACTTG includes:
- the LOC124943584 gene encoding peroxidase 44-like, translated to MMRISIPLFLILSVFIVPLVTAQLKVGFYSATCPRAEQIVRQVVQKRFAADRSITAAFLRMYFHDCFVRGCDASILIDSTPKKQSEKDAGPNQTVRGFEIIDEIKTNLEAACPSKVSCADIIALATRDSVSLAGGPSYQIPTGRRDGLVSNPNDVNLPGPTVSVSQALQIFKAKKLTLNDMVTLLGGHSVGIAHCNFFQDRLSNFQGTGKPDSTMDPVLVSKLTRVCATQPGTAFLDQNTSFILDNEFYNQIKKKRGVMQIDQQLALDASSAPIVNNLAKNPAMFKNNFAAALVKLGNVGALVGQAGEIRKKCNVFNKKGT